In Pseudobdellovibrio exovorus JSS, the genomic stretch CCAAGTTAATCACACAAAAGACAAGAATGATTCCATAGGTGCCCATCGGAAACGGATTCACCAATGAAAAGATAATTAATATGGAATAAAGAGCCGGAAAAATTTGAGGCAGCATTAAGAGCTTTTCAACCCAAGACCGTGTCTTTGAACCTAGAGCCATAAGGCCTTGGCTCATCGGAATACTTAAGACAGTCACAATAAAAGCGGCGGTTCCCGCCTGCCACGTTGAATTCTTTAACGCGAAAAAGATCTCTTCCGTTGAAATCGTAAACTTCGGAGAAAAATACTTAAACAAAATAAAATAGGGTGCCAAAAAGCAGACAAACAGCCCAAAACTTAGAAATGAAAAATTCGCGAAAAAGTTTTTAGAGCCCTTCATTCTTTCGAATCTCAGACCAAGTGGCTACCCACTTTTCTATTTCAGCCGGTTCATAGAACTTTGCAGGAAGAGTTCTATAGATCTTAATCGCATCAAATAGGGTTCCCTCTTTTGCGTGTTCGATAACTGGCAACATATAGTTTTTGCTCATGATAATTTTTTGAGCCTCAGCCGATAATAAAAAATTCACAAACATCTCGGCCGCTTCACAGTTTTTACATGTAGCTGGAATTCCTGCGAACTCCACTTGCAGTGGAAGAGGCTCTGTCGTTTCAATACTAAAATAGCCCGCATCAGACTCTTCTACTTGATGGTAAATCGGCGACGTCACATACGAAAAAACTAAATCCACTTGTTTGTTAGTGAACAGTCCATAAGAAGCTGACCAGCTTGGGGAAAAACTATGAGCCTGCTTCGCCATTCCTTTTAGGTACTGCAAAGCCTCATCTGGTGATTTACTTAAGAAAACCCACGATAAAAACTGTAATCCCGGAGAACTGGTGCGAGGGTCCTGTAAAGCAATTCGTCTGCTGAATTGGGAATGCAGTAAATCCGATATGCTCGAAACTTCGTAAGTAAAATCTTTGCGAGCGATAAAGCTCATCGGCGCCCAGTCATAGGGAATGAAGTTTTTATCGTTGGCTACAGCCGCAATACTGCTGGCAAACTTAATATTCTGATTACGAGGAATGTCCCGCCACTGTATTTTACTTGCAGCACGAATAGCATCAAACTGATCAATCCCTAAAACCACATCAGCTAAAGAGCTCTCGTTTTCAAAACTGATTTTTTGTAGAGCCATTGCCAAATCTGAAATTTCAATAAACTCAACTTTGAAAATATTTTGTTTTTCGAAAGCTTCTTTCAGAGCTGGGCCCGCACCCCACTTCGCAACAAAGGAAGAAGA encodes the following:
- a CDS encoding thiamine ABC transporter substrate-binding protein; its protein translation is MKHFVGFIVFVFVALLGIYFYSENSANKSEDKKIYVYASSSFVAKWGAGPALKEAFEKQNIFKVEFIEISDLAMALQKISFENESSLADVVLGIDQFDAIRAASKIQWRDIPRNQNIKFASSIAAVANDKNFIPYDWAPMSFIARKDFTYEVSSISDLLHSQFSRRIALQDPRTSSPGLQFLSWVFLSKSPDEALQYLKGMAKQAHSFSPSWSASYGLFTNKQVDLVFSYVTSPIYHQVEESDAGYFSIETTEPLPLQVEFAGIPATCKNCEAAEMFVNFLLSAEAQKIIMSKNYMLPVIEHAKEGTLFDAIKIYRTLPAKFYEPAEIEKWVATWSEIRKNEGL